One Symphalangus syndactylus isolate Jambi chromosome 10, NHGRI_mSymSyn1-v2.1_pri, whole genome shotgun sequence genomic region harbors:
- the LOC129491174 gene encoding amphoterin-induced protein 2 — protein MSLRVHTVPTLLGAVVRPGCRELLCLLMITVTVGPGASGVCPTACICATDIVSCTNKNLSKVPGNLFRLIKRLDLSYNRIGLLDSEWIPVSFAKLNTLILRHNNITSISTGSFSTTPNLKCLDLSSNKLKTVKNAVFQELKVLEVLLLYNNHISYLDPSAFGGLSQLQKLYLSGNFLTQFPMDLYVGRFKLAELMFLDVSYNRIPSMPMHHINLVPGKQLRGIYLHGNPFVCDCSLYSLLVFWYRRHFSSVMDFKNDYTCRLWSDSRHWRQVLLLQDSFMNCSDSVINGSFRALGFIHEAQVGERLMVHCDSKTGNANTDFIWVGPDNRLLEPDKEMENFHMFHNGSLVIESPRFEDAGVYSCIAMNKQRLLNETVDVTINVSNFTVSRSHAHEAFNTAFTTLAACVASIVLVLLYLYLTPCPCKCKTKRQKNILHQSNAHSSILSPGPASDASTDERKAGAGKRVVFLEPLKDTAAGQNGKVRLFPSEAVIAEGILRSTRGKSDSDSVNSVFSDTPFVAST, from the coding sequence ATGTCGTTACGTGTACACACTGTGCCCACCCTGCTTGGAGCCGTCGTCAGACCGGGCTGCAGGGAGCTGCTGTGTTTGCTGATGATCACAGTGACTGTGGGCCCTGGTGCCTCTGGGGTGTGCCCCACTGCTTGCATCTGTGCCACTGACATCGTCAGCTGCACCAACAAAAACCTGTCCAAGGTGCCTGGGAACCTTTTCAGACTGATTAAGAGACTGGACCTGAGTTATAACAGAATTGGGCTTCTGGATTCTGAGTGGATTCCAGTATCGTTTGCAAAGCTGAACACCCTAATTCTTCGTCATAACAACATCACCAGCATTTCCACGGGCAGTTTTTCCACAACTCCGAATTTGAAGTGTCTTGACTTATCATCCAATAAGCTGAAGACGGTGAAAAATGCTGTATTCCAAGAGTTGAAGGTTCTGGAAGTGCTTCTGCTTTACAACAATCACATATCCTATCTCGATCCTTCAGCGTTTGGAGGGCTCTCCCAGTTGCAGAAACTCTACTTAAGTGGAAATTTTCTCACACAGTTTCCGATGGATTTGTATGTTGGAAGGTTCAAGCTTGCAGAACTGATGTTTTTAGATGTTTCTTATAACCGAATTCCTTCCATGCCAATGCACCATATAAATTTAGTGCCAGGAAAACAGCTGAGAGGCATCTACCTTCATGGAAACCCATTTGTCTGTGACTGTTCCCTGTATTCGTTGCTGGTCTTTTGGTATCGTAGGCACTTTAGCTCAGTGATGGATTTTAAGAACGATTACACCTGTCGCCTGTGGTCTGACTCCAGGCACTGGCGTCAGGTACTTCTGCTCCAGGATAGCTTTATGAATTGCTCTGACAGCGTCATCAATGGTTCCTTTCGTGCGCTTGGCTTTATTCATGAGGCTCAGGTCGGGGAAAGACTGATGGTCCATTGTGACAGCAAGACAGGTAATGCAAATACCGATTTCATCTGGGTGGGTCCAGATAACAGGCTGCTAGAGCCggataaagagatggaaaacttTCACATGTTTCACAATGGAAGTCTGGTTATAGAAAGCCCTCGTTTTGAGGATGCTGGAGTGTATTCTTGTATCGCAATGAATAAGCAACGCCTGTTAAATGAAACTGTGGACGTCACAATAAATGTGAGCAATTTCACTGTAAGCAGATCCCATGCCCATGAGGCATTTAACACAGCTTTTACCACTCTTGCTGCTTGCGTGGCCAGTATCGTTTTGGTACTTTTGTACCTCTATCTgactccatgtccctgcaagtgTAAAaccaagagacagaaaaatatacTACACCAAAGCAATGCCCATTCATCGATTCTCAGTCCTGGCCCCGCTAGTGATGCCTCCACTGATGAACGGAAGGCAGGTGCAGGTAAAAGAGTGGTGTTTTTGGAACCCCTGAAGGATACTGCAGCAGGGCAGAACGGGAAAGTCAGGCTCTTTCCCAGCGAGGCAGTGATAGCTGAGGGCATCCTAAGGTCCACGAGGGGGAAATCTGACTCAGATTCAGTCAATTCGGTGTTTTCTGACACACCTTTTGTGGCATCCACTTAA